In Paracoccus contaminans, the genomic stretch TGGATTTCACCATCCGCATGACGCGGGCGGGTTTGAGCCGGTTATGGCCGAAGATCTGCTCGTCGGCATGAAAGCTCACGGTCGTGCCGCGCCGGTTCGGGGCGGGGCCGATCTTTTCCACCGGCCCCTGCGGGATGCCGCGGGAAAAGGACTGCCGCCAAAGCTCGCGGTTGCGGGCGACCTCGACCACCATGCGGTCGGACAGCGCGTTCACCACCGAGGCGCCGACGCCGTGCAACCCGCCCGAGGTCTGATAGGCGCCCTCGGTGAACTTGCCGCCTGCATGCAGCGTGCACAGGATGACCTCGAGCGCCGACTTGCCCGGAAACTTGGGGTGGGGATCGACCGGGATGCCGCGGCCGTTGTCGCGCACGATCACGGTCTGGTCGGCCAGCAGCTCGACCTCGATGCGGCTGGCATGGCCCGCCACCGCCTCGTCCATGGCGTTGTCGAGGATCTCGGCGACCAGATGGTGCAGCGCGCGTTCGTCCGTGCCGCCGATATACATGCCGGGGCGCTTCCTGACCGGCTCCAGCCCTTCGAGGACCTCGATCGAGGCGGCGGAATAGCTGTCGGGCGCGGCGGACGCGCCCGAAAGAAGGTCGTCGGACATGAGACTGCTCGTTTTCTGGTTCGCGGCGTTATTCCACGCCGGGCAGGAGCGGGGCAAGCCTGCCGATGGATGGGCCGCCGGGGCGGCTCATTCCGGCTCGGCCATGCGGGCCTGCCACATCGCCTGAAAGGCGGGCCGCGCCTGACAGCCCGCCAGCCATGCCCCGACCGCAGGAAACTGGCCCATCAGTTCGCCATGCCCCTGCGCATAGCGAAGGATTTCGGCCATGTTCAGGTCGGCTACGGTAAAGCGGCCGCCGGTCAGGTGGCTGTGGACGGACAGGTGGTCCTCCAGCACCTTGAGCGGCCGCACGAGCCGTTCGGCGGCATTGGCGACCAGCGCCGCGTCATCGCCCGACTGGACGCGGCCTGGGCCGTGCAGGAACAGGATCGTCAGGGCGTCAGGCTCGATCGCGGTGGCGGCGTAGAACGACCACTGCATCATCAGCGCATCCTCGGCCGCGTCCTGCGGGCCGATGCCGTCGCGGTCGTATCGGCGCGCCAGATACAGCGTCCCGGCCAGCGATTCCGCCAGCACCAGCCCGTCATCCTCGAGCACCGGGATCGCGCCCATGGGCGAAAGGGCCAGGAAGGACGGGGACCGGGTATTGAGGGGGGCATCCGCCGCCTCGGGCCGGGCCAGGCGGTAGGCCTGGATCACCGGGACCTGGTCGAAGGCTAGTCCCAGTTCGTGGCAAAGCCAGACCAGCCGCGAGGCGCGCGAGCGGGTGACACCATGGATGGTGAGCATCGGATTTTCCCTGATGAGTTCCCCCCGCAGCAAGACCTTTCACGGGCCGCCCGTCAAGAAAGCACGGCGAGCCGCGCGCTTATCCAAATTGTAAAACAAGTGTCACGGAATCGTCGCACAGCGCGTCTAGACGCCTGACAAGGCTGACACAGCCGCAAACCGCAGGAGCCTGCCATGAATGTGATGAAATTCTCTGCCTCGGCGCTGGCCTTGGTGGCACTGTCCGCCACCGCCGCGGCGGCCCGTGACAATATCCAGGTCGCCGGCTCGTCGACCGTGCTGCCCTATGCCACCATCGTTGCCCAGGCCTTTGCCGAAAACACCAGCTTTCCCGCCCCGGTGGTCGAGGGCGGCGGTTCCTCGGCCGGGCTGAAGCAGTTCTGCGAGGGCGCGGGCGAGAACACGATCGACGTTGCGAACTCCTCGCGCAAGATCAAGGATTCGGAGCTGAAGGCCTGCGCCGACAACGGCGTGAAGGACATCATGGAAGTCCAGTTCGGCTATGACGGCATCGTCTTCGCCTCGGACAAGGCGGGCGCCGATTTCGCGCTGACCCCCAAGGACGTGTTCCTGGCGCTGGCCAAGGACGTGGTCGTGGACGGCAAGGTTGCCGCCAACACCGCCGCCAAGTGGAAGGACGTGAACGACGCGCTGCCCGACCAGCCCATCGTCGCCTTCATCCCCGGCACCAAGCACGGCACCCGTGAAGTGTTCGAGGAAAAGGTCCTGCTGCAGGGCTGCAAGGACGCCGGCGCGCTGGAAGCGCTGACCGCCGCCAACGGCGCGGACGAGAAGAAGGGCGAGGCCGCCTGCAAGGCCGTGCGCACCGACGGCAAGGCCGTGGACATCGACGGCGACTACACCGAGACGCTGGCGCGCATCAATTCGAACAAGGACGGCGTGGGCGTGTTCGGCCTGTCGTTCTACGAGAACAACACCGACAAGCTGAAGGTCGCCACGGTGAACGGCGTGGCGCCCTCGATCGACACCGTCGCTTCGGGCGAATACCCGGTGTCGCGCCCGCTGTTCTTCTATGTGAAGAAATCGCATATCGGCGTGGTCCCCGGCCTTCAGGAGTATGCCGACTTCTTCGTGTCGGATGCGATCGCCGGCCCGGGCGGCCCGCTGGCCAACTATGGCCTGGTGCCCGATCCCAAGCTGGCCGACGTGCAGAAGGCCGTTGCGGCCGGCACGACGATCGCCGCGAAGTAAGCTGACGACCGTTGCGGCGCGGGTGGATGCCCGCGCCGCAGCCTCATCCGTCGTTCCGCCCGGCCATACGCGCCGCGCCCAACCTAGCGAGTGACGATGTCGCCTTTCTGGATCCTGATCGCCGTCCTTGCGCTGGCCGCGGCCGGCTTTTTTCTTGGCCGCGCGCGTGCCATCGCCAGCGTCGAAGGCAACACCCGCCGCCTGCATTCGCGGCCGAACTATTACGCCTGGAACGCGGCGCTGTACGCCAGCGTGCCGGCGCTGCTGCTGCTGCTGGTCTGGACCCTTGCCCAGCCGCTGGTCGTGAACCGCATCGTCAGCGGCTATCTGCCCGCCGAGGTGATGCAGGATGGCGAGCAACGCGGCACCATCATGTCGGACGTGCAGCGCACGGCCCGCGGCCTGTCGGCTGCCGTGACGCGCGGCGTTCTGGATGCAGAGGGCGCCGAGGGTCTGCAGCCGGGCGATGCCGAGGCGCAGGCGCGCCTTTCGGCCGCCGGGATAACCGTCTCGGCCGATCCGGTGGTGCTGTCCGCCGCCAAGGAACTGCGCCGCGTCAACCGATCGGCCGGCTGGCTGCTGACCGGGGCGGCGCTGCTGCTGTCGCTGGGTGGCCTCGGCTTTGCGCTGGCGCGCACCGGGCCCGAGTTCCGCGCCCGCAACGTGGTCGAGCAGGTCATCCGCGGGCTGCTGATCCTGTGCTCGATGATCGCGATTGCCACCACCGTCGGCATCGTGCTGTCGCTGGTCTTTGAATCGGCCCATTTCTTCCGGCTTTATCCCTGGCAGGATTTCTTCTTCGGGACGGAATGGACGCCCTCGTTCGGCGGCGGCTCCAGGCTGGGCATGCTGCCCCTGCTGTGGGGCACGCTCTATATCTCGATGATCGCGCTGATCGTGGCGGTGCCGATCGGGCTGCTGGCGGCGATCTACATGTCCGAATACGCCACCCCGCGGGTTCGCACCCTGGTCAAGCCGCTCATCGAGGTGCTGGCCGGCATCCCCACCATCGTCTATGGCCTGTTCGCGCTGGTCACGGTGGGGCCGCTGATCCGCGACTGGCTGGCGATCCCGACCGGGCTGGGCAATTCCAACTCGTCGGTGATGACGGCGGGGCTGGTCATGGGCATCATGCTGATCCCCTTCGTCAGCTCGCTGTCCGATGACATCATCAACGCGGTGCCCCAGTCGCTGCGCGACGGTTCTCTGGGCCTCGGCTCGACGCCCTCGGAAACGATCAAGAACGTGGTCCTGCCCGCCGCCCTGCCGGGGATCGTCGGCGCCATCCTGCTGGCCGCAAGCCGCGCGATCGGCGAGACGATGATCGTGGTGTTAGGGGCAGGCGCGATGGCCCGGATCAGCCCCAACCCGTTCGAGGCGATGACAACGATCACCGTCAAGATCGTCGGCCAGCTGACGGGTGACAACGATTTCGCCAGCCCCGAGACGCTGGTCGCCTTTGCCCTGGGCCTGACGCTGTTCGTCATCACGCTGGGGCTGAACATCTTTGCGCTGTTCATTGTGCGCAAATACCGGGAGCAGTACGAATGAGCGACACCGCATCCCCCTTGCCCCAGCCGGTGGGCAGCCCCTCGGGCGGTTCCGCGCGGCAGGCGCACAAGTCGCTGCTGGTGCCCGATGCGCGCACCCGCCGGCGCAATGCCGCCGAAACGCGCTTTCGAGCCTATGGCATCATCGCCATCGCCATCGCGATCGCGGCGCTTGCCTGGCTGCTGTTCTCGATCTTCAGCGGCGGGGCCAGCGCGTTCCGCCAGACCTATGCGACCATCCCGGTCAGGCTGGATGCCGCGGTGGTGGACCCCAAGGGGAACCGCAATCTCGACGAGATGGCCAAGGTGCTCACGCTCAGCTACGGCAAGCTGCTGCTGGACGGGATGAAGGACTATGTCGCCAGCAAGAACATCCAGATCGAGGGGCT encodes the following:
- a CDS encoding glutathione S-transferase family protein — its product is MLTIHGVTRSRASRLVWLCHELGLAFDQVPVIQAYRLARPEAADAPLNTRSPSFLALSPMGAIPVLEDDGLVLAESLAGTLYLARRYDRDGIGPQDAAEDALMMQWSFYAATAIEPDALTILFLHGPGRVQSGDDAALVANAAERLVRPLKVLEDHLSVHSHLTGGRFTVADLNMAEILRYAQGHGELMGQFPAVGAWLAGCQARPAFQAMWQARMAEPE
- a CDS encoding substrate-binding domain-containing protein: MNVMKFSASALALVALSATAAAARDNIQVAGSSTVLPYATIVAQAFAENTSFPAPVVEGGGSSAGLKQFCEGAGENTIDVANSSRKIKDSELKACADNGVKDIMEVQFGYDGIVFASDKAGADFALTPKDVFLALAKDVVVDGKVAANTAAKWKDVNDALPDQPIVAFIPGTKHGTREVFEEKVLLQGCKDAGALEALTAANGADEKKGEAACKAVRTDGKAVDIDGDYTETLARINSNKDGVGVFGLSFYENNTDKLKVATVNGVAPSIDTVASGEYPVSRPLFFYVKKSHIGVVPGLQEYADFFVSDAIAGPGGPLANYGLVPDPKLADVQKAVAAGTTIAAK
- the pstC gene encoding phosphate ABC transporter permease subunit PstC, with product MSPFWILIAVLALAAAGFFLGRARAIASVEGNTRRLHSRPNYYAWNAALYASVPALLLLLVWTLAQPLVVNRIVSGYLPAEVMQDGEQRGTIMSDVQRTARGLSAAVTRGVLDAEGAEGLQPGDAEAQARLSAAGITVSADPVVLSAAKELRRVNRSAGWLLTGAALLLSLGGLGFALARTGPEFRARNVVEQVIRGLLILCSMIAIATTVGIVLSLVFESAHFFRLYPWQDFFFGTEWTPSFGGGSRLGMLPLLWGTLYISMIALIVAVPIGLLAAIYMSEYATPRVRTLVKPLIEVLAGIPTIVYGLFALVTVGPLIRDWLAIPTGLGNSNSSVMTAGLVMGIMLIPFVSSLSDDIINAVPQSLRDGSLGLGSTPSETIKNVVLPAALPGIVGAILLAASRAIGETMIVVLGAGAMARISPNPFEAMTTITVKIVGQLTGDNDFASPETLVAFALGLTLFVITLGLNIFALFIVRKYREQYE